In one Halichondria panicea chromosome 4, odHalPani1.1, whole genome shotgun sequence genomic region, the following are encoded:
- the LOC135335253 gene encoding DNA repair endonuclease XPF-like yields the protein MAQLAPQHEVVLDFENQTLIELLSEDGLVIMARGLGLDRLFLKFLKLYCDPHNLVLVLNASSLESFLTEELCREGVEYPLKCITNEYSAKEREGLYLQGGVVCITSRILVVDFLRGQCPIDKVTGILVFNGHRVKDSSTEAFILRLYREKNKAGFIKSFSDAPEPFTNGFCQLERVMRNLFLRHVYLWPRFHATVSASLSRHKPDVVELRQAMTPHMVAIQMAVLDIMKACVSELKRSQPSLDTEEVTVENCMNKSFNQIIKLQLDPIWNQLGGKTKQLVFDLRTLRTLLHFLTQYDCVTFYNYLETIRSSTDTYAFSGHSSWLFMDSADTLFVKSRERVYGRFKLGKQSVSKDKTSKDDGGGGLEESPKWHLLSMVLEEIRKETRTNEKLEGSSKVLVVANDERTCYQLRQYLCEGGQRLLEKQLSRLNLTVDTTTSKNLKRSLPSQVGGASKKRKTDTVEEQDGDDEGVETGVICQPFLEEEELEMVFSDDDDGRMEAASSHFGLPSGPVIVLHPLSSANDNPYHMGTVLREMVPQFIVMYDADIQFVRQVEVFKACRPGLPLRVYFLLYDSSVEEQRYLTGLRKEKEAFEQLIKDRASMVVPVDREGRVGDNTLLTRELSASQEVSSRKAGGRGQEVGPQSVLVDIREFRSSLPFLIHRRGIDIVPLTLEVGDYILSPDMCVERKSVSDLIGSLNSGRLYNQAVAMTRHYKRPLLLIEFDESRSFSLQKSGSIKGEISSQSVASKLALLTLHFPTLRILWCPTPNATAELLEQLKVGQGQPDVEVALSMGQDSLDKVEGDKYNPLVKDFLLKLPGINSKNYRRIMNKIGDLQELVSLSEGQLDRLLDNDANAKLLWSFLHTQSKVTTTTRGKKRT from the exons ATGGCTCAGCTAGCTCCTCAACATGAAGTGGTGCTGGACTTTGAGAACCAGACACTTATCGAGCTGCTGTCGGAAGATGGCCTCGTCATAATGGCAAG AGGTCTTGGTTTGGATCGATTGTTTCTCAAGTTCCTGAAGCTCTATTGTGATCCGCACAATCTTGTGCTGGTGCTCAATGCATCCAGTCTTGAG AGTTTCCTCACAGAGGAGCTATGCAGGGAAGGCGTTGAGTATCCCCTGAAATGCATCACTAACGAGTACTCGGCCAAGgaaag AGAGGGGCTCTACTTGCaaggtggtgtggtgtgtataaCATCAAGGATTTTAGTGGTGGATTTCCTGCGAGGACAGTGCCCTATAGATAAAGTAACAGGAATTCTCGTCTTTAATGGACACAG AGTAAAAGATTCTTCCACTGAGGCGTTTATATTGAGACTTTACAGGGAAAAAAACAAG GCTGGATTCATCAAATCTTTTTCTGATGCCCCCGAGCCATTCACCAACGGGTTTTGCCAGCTGGAGCGTGTCATGCGCAACCTGTTCCTACGCCACGTCTATCTATGGCCGAG attccaTGCGACTGTCAGTGCTTCACTTTCAAGACACAAA cctgaTGTGGTGGAGCTGCGTCAGGCCATGACCCCCCACATGGTGGCCATACAGATGGCCGTACTGGATATCATGAAAGCTTGCGTCTCGGAACTCAAGAGAAGTCAGCCAAGC TTGGACACAGAGGAGGTTACTGTCGAGAACTGTATGAATAAGTCGTTTAACCAGATCATCAAGTTACAACTAGACCCCATCTGGAAtcagctg GGTGGTAAGACCAAGCAGCTTGTGTTTGACCTTCGAACCCTCCGTACCCTCCTCCA TTTCTTAACCCAGTACGACTGTGTCACCTTCTACAACTATCTGGAGACCATCAG GTCTAGTACGGACACGTATGCGTTCTCTGGCCACTCCTCCTGGCTGTTCATGGACTCGGCAGACACACTATTcgtg AAATCTCGGGAGAGAGTATACGGTCGTTTCAAGTTAGGCAAGCAAAGCGTAAG TAAGGATAAGACAAGCAAGGATGATGGAG GGGGTGGTCTAGAGGAGAGCCCGAAGTGGCATCTGTTATCAATGGTACTGGAGGAGATACGCAAAGAGACGAGAACAAACGAAAAAT TGGAGGGTAGCAGTAAGGTGTTGGTGGTAGCAAATGACGAAAGGACGTGCTATCAGCTGCGGCAGTacttgtgtgagggtggtcAGCGTTTGCTGGAGAAACAGCTGAGTCGGCTTAATCTCACCGTTGATACTACTACGAGCAAAAATCTAAAGAGATCTCTGCCGAGTCAAGTGGGAGGGGCTAGTAAGAAGAGAAAAACGGACACAGTGGAGGAACAAGA TGGGGATGATGAGGGGGTGGAGACTGGAGTCATCTGTCAGCCCTTCCTagag GAGGAGGAGCTTGAGATGGTGTtcagtgatgatgatgatggtcgCATGGAAGCCGCCTCCTCGCACTTTGGACTCCCCTCTGGTCCCGTTATTGTACTACACCCACTCAGTAGCGCTAACGA CAACCCGTATCACATGGGAACAGTGTTGAGAGAGATGGTACCACAGTTCATTGTCATGTATGACGCTGATATCCAGTTCGTGAGAcaagtggag GTGTTCAAAGCCTGTCGCCCCGGGCTGCCCCTGAGAGTGTACTTCCTGCTCTATGATAGCTCAGTGGAGGAGCAGCGATACCTCACTGGACTCAGGAAGGAGAAGGAGGCATTTGAACAGCTCATCAAAGACAGAGCC TCGATGGTAGTCCCAGTGGACCGGGAGGGTCGGGTCGGGGACAACACACTACTGACGAGGGAACTCTCTGCTTCACAGGAAGTGAGCAGCAGGAAggctggggggaggggccagGAGGTGGGGCCACAATCG GTGCTGGTGGATATTCGAGAGTTTCGCAGTTCTTTACCATTTTTGATTCATAGGAGAGGGATCGATATCGTGCCCCTTACATTAGAG gtgggcGATTACATCCTCTCACCTGACATGTGTGTGGAGAGGAAAAGCGTCAGCGATCTGATTGGCTCACTCAATTCTGGACGATT GTACAACCAGGCGGTGGCAATGACCCGACACTATAAGAGACCACTCCTACTCATTGAGTTTGACGAGAGCAGATCATTCTCGCTACAG AAGTCTGGCTCTATTAAGGGAGAGATCTCATCGCAAAGTGTTGCATCAAAACTTGCTCTCCTCACCCTCCACTTTCCCACA CTACGTATCCTCTGGTGTCCCACACCCAATGCTACAGCAGAGCTCCTTGAACAGCTAAAG GTAGGACAGGGTCAGCCAGATGTGGAAGTGGCGCTGTCCATGGGGCAAGACTCACTGGACAAAGTGGAGGGAGACAAGTACAACCCTTTAGTGAAG GATTTTCTGCTCAAGCTTCCCGGGATAAATTCAAAGAATTACAG acgTATAATGAACAAAATCGGTGATCTACAGGAGTTGGTCTCACTCTCTGAGGGTCAGCTAGATCGTCTCCTTGACAACGATGCTAACGCCAAGCTCCTCTGGTCAttcctacacacacagtccaaGGTCACCACCACCACTCGGGGAAAGAAGAGAACATAA
- the LOC135335492 gene encoding uncharacterized protein LOC135335492: MSQEQSDDPNTQTPTTDDNSPLLQALENGQFDTLFDLLPPTVDPPLSLPPTVDPPLRLGPDQLTPLHYACQHGRLDIVEKLVTDYKYDLHQLGGVAPTPLQVAAACGSTDIVDYILANGMDSSLKGGVVGPLHMAADNGHLDTLKSLVQSKISRISVADHDGNTPLHHACAHGHLHVVAYLCDEAKHPLSIGNKKGESPLHIAAKHCHTAIVKYLIDEKQCDPAAKDGRVGSTPLHLAAKSGSLEIVKYLANEKTCNIESKTYSNNRKRAASISSGKTPLHYASFGGHKAVVEYLVNEQICNPRSTDDDGMTPFHLACQEGRMEIVQFFLKLNISEFSKLTTEDGRTLLHCAALSGNTELVKQLAENSSFNLNAMDTEGRTALHYAARNGCTDIVQLLVEELKCNINSVDQTGTTPLHLAAKFGHLETVKYLFSNSQCNASSTEEHGYTPLHLAAYKGRLEIVRYILNEKLIPVMCRDKTGRTPLHIAALAGGLEMVKLLANQPDCDPSCIDKGLKATPLHMASGSGHLDIVRYFVEEKNLNPSCTDKFNSTPVHRAAASGHLDVVRYFVDEKQCNPVAKNKFGNSPLHLACQKGQLAMVKLLLSYSKENMTLRNQVGRMPLDQVTNSEILGEFLQLGVDPSKSSITSRFPYLKHWNQFSPAVKVFILGDSGVGKTTLVKALQGEGFVTEWLSGRFHRIGSGNGDSIGINVTTFESRHFGKVVLYDMSGYPGYFAGHSAVLKLACRDSLPIFITMVDLRTTPTEIEHSIRYWSQLVEMSLPKEAPKCVGIVLGNRENDLTKDGSKQKPALLEKATQSLSEVLQYKGWLTIDCRRVASTNMHKLRQLLSQTCDEVRANFKPSFECSLLRSFMQHKFQSPIIIEYRDLFEYITHSDIPCIKQNETLYRTCQMLHSRGYLLFLPDGQSPEAGWIILNQEAVLSMIHGFQKLVELTNKVGLLPVSQLEKTLGAMGFNLTLVIQYFLRMKFCLRVVDRRVLYSIVGFDPPNPLEDHLFFPHLITGDIPTDIWLPSEDWGRCFGWKMECVESVCFFTPRFVQMIVLRIAALFPFNTDPNSPFPTRKQLTHVWSRGLSWMDSRGIQVLVDLDPNSTTATVLTRCKKDATCEMDYYQLRGLVLKEMRLIKDKVCPRAQVKECVLLPVMAARYPSPTPNHTVCTMEDIAQTLLTPGADLVQCTHRTIASDIPESDTTLDHVTLSDIVGFEAYTLLNAVLLKDLLTKDDNLCQLSEADLEQIATDFSASELGLISLARILRVAMTTSSNVSRTDSILSLLKKWASKDGGGSVCALRESLGQYSLFTGHHINVMVPEGVSTHTH; encoded by the exons ATGTCGCAAGAGCAATCAGA cgatCCCAACACTCAAACCCCAACCACTGACGATAACTCACCTCTGCTACAAGCACTcgaaaatggacaatttgatACGTTATTCGATCTCCTACCCCCCACTGTGGACCCCCCACTAAGCCTACCTCCCACAGTGGACCCCCCACTAAGACTTGGCCCCGACCAACTCACCCCCCTGCACTATGCCTGTCAGCACGGTCGTCTCGATATCGTGGAAAAACTTGTCACTGATTACAAATACGACCTCCATCAGTTAGGGGGCGTGGCTCCGACCCCGTTACAAGTGGCAGCTGCCTGTGGATCTACCGACATAGTGGATTACATTTTAGCCAATGGAATGGACTCGTCATTAAAAGGGGGTGTGGTTGGGCCACTTCATATGGCTGCTGATAACGGACATTTGGACACTTTGAAATCTCTCGTTCAATCGAAAATATCTCGAATTTCAGTTGCCGATCACGATGGCAACACACCTCTGCATCATGCGTGTGCACACGGTCATCTTCACGTTGTTGCCTACCTCTGCGATGAAGCCAAACATCCGCTCTCCATCGGCAACAAGAAAGGGGAAAGCCCCCTACACATTGCTGCTAAGCACTGTCACACGGCAATAGTCAAATACCTCATCGATGAGAAACAATGTGATCCTGCGGCCAAAGACGGTCGAGTTGGGAGCACCCCCCTTCACTTGGCCGCTAAGAGTGGCTCCTTGGAAATTGTCAAATACCTAGCCAACGAGAAAACCTGCAATATCGAGTCGAAAACCTATAGCAATAATCGAAAAAGAGCAGCTAGCATATCTTCGGGCAAGACTCCACTCCATTACGCTAGTTTTGGGGGCCATAAAGCCGTAGTGGAGTACCTAGTCAACGAGCAGATTTGTAATCCTCGAAGCACAGATGACGATGGTATGACTCCCTTCCACCTGGCATGTCAGGAAGGGCGCATGGAAATCGTACAGTTTTTTCTCAAGCTCAACATTAGCGAATTCAGTAAACTGACAACAGAGGATGGACGTACATTATTGCATTGCGCAGCTCTCAGCGGAAACACTGAACTAGTGAAGCAACTGGCAGAGAACAGCAGTTTCAATTTGAATGCGATGGACACGGAAGGACGTACGGCTCTTCATTATGCTGCAAGAAACGGGTGTACTGATATTGTGCAACTGCTAGTCGAAGAACTCAAATGCAATATCAACAGTGTCGATCAAACTGGAACCACGCCTCTTCACTTAGCCGCCAAGTTTGGGCATTTGGAAACAGTCAAGTACCTGTTCAGTAATAGCCAGTGCAATGCCTCTAGCACTGAGGAGCACGGATACACTCCACTTCATCTGGCTGCCTATAAGGGAAGATTGGAAATTGTCCGTTACATACTAAACGAGAAGCTGATACCCGTTATGTGCCGAGACAAGACTGGACGTACCCCCCTACACATTGCCGCTTTAGCAGGGGGtctagaaatggtgaaattgctCGCTAATCAACCAGATTGCGACCCCTCCTGCATAGACAAAGGCCTCAAAGCCACCCCACTGCACATGGCCTCAGGCTCTGGACACTTGGACATCGTCCGCTATTTTGTCGAGGAGAAAAATTTGAACCCATCATGCACTGATAAGTTCAACTCTACCCCTGTGCATCGAGCAGCTGCCAGTGGACATTTGGATGTCGTTCGCTACTTTGTTGATGAGAAACAGTGCAACCCTGTTGCTAAAAACAAGTTTGGGAATTCCCCTCTGCATCTAGCCTGCCAGAAGGGGCAGTTGGCGATGGTGAAACTACTTCTTTCCTACTCAAAAGAAAACATGACGCTCAGAAACCAAGTCGGTCGAATGCCTCTCGATCAAGTCACTAATTCTGAAATTCTCGGCGAGTTCCTTCAATTAGGAGTTGACCCCTCGAAAAGTTCCATAACATCTCGATTCCCATACCTGAAACATTGGAACCAATTCTCTCCTGCTGTCAAAGTTTTCATACTTGGAGATTCAGGTGTTGGCAAGACAACACTCGTCAAAGCCCTACAAGGAGAAGGCTTTGTCACTGAATGGTTATCGGGGAGATTTCATCGCATTGGATCTGGAAACGGGGATTCGATTGGAATCAATGTTACGACATTTGAGAGCCGGCATTTTGGGAAGGTTGTCTTGTACGATATGTCTGGTTACCCTGGTTACTTTGCCGGTCATTCTGCTGTGCTAAAATTGGCCTGTCGCGATTCACTTCCCATTTTTATCACCATGGTGGATCTACGCACAACCCCTACAGAGATTGAACACTCTATCAGATATTGGTCGCAGCTTGTAGAGATGTCACTACCGAAAGAAGCCCCAAAATGTGTTGGCATTGTGCTAGGCAACCGTGAAAACGATCTCACCAAGGACGGATCGAAACAGAAGCCAGCTTTGCTCGAGAAAGCCACTCAAAGTCTCAGTGAAGTCTTACAGTACAAGGGATGGTTGACTATCGATTGCCGCCGAGTTGCCTCCACAAATATGCATAAATTGCGTCAACTTCTCTCTCAAACGTGCGATGAAGTGCGAGCAAATTTCAAGCCAAGTTTTGAATGCAGTCTCCTTCGTTCGTTCATGCAGCACAAGTTTCAGAGCCCCATAATCATCGAGTACAGAGATCTGTTTGAGTACATCACACACAGCGACATACCTTGCATCAAGCAGAACGAAACGCTCTACAGAACATGTCAAATGCTCCACTCTCGAGGCTATCTTCTCTTCCTACCCGATGGCCAATCTCCTGAAGCTGGTTGGATAATTTTGAACCAAGAGGCCGTTTTGTCAATGATTCATGGATTCCAAAAACTTGTCGAGCTCACAAACAAAGTTGGACTCTTACCGGTATCACAATTAGAGAAGACACTAGGAGCTATGGGCTTCAATCTCACACTGGTCATTCAATATTTTCTGAGGATGAAATTTTGTCTCCGAGTTGTGGACAGACGTGTTCTCTACTCGATTGTCGGATTTGACCCCCCGAACCCTTTGGAAGACCACTTGTTCTTTCCACATCTAATTACCGGGGACATCCCCACGGACATCTGGTTGCCTAGTGAGGACTGGGGTCGCTGCTTTGGCTGGAAAATGGAGTGCGTTGAATCAGTTTGTTTCTTCACTCCTCGATTTGTCCAAATGATCGTCCTCCGAATAGCCGCACTGTTTCCGTTCAATACTGACCCAAATTCTCCGTTTCCCACACGTAAACAGCTGACTCATGTCTGGAGCCGTGGGCTTTCATGGATGGACAGTCGAGGGATTCAAGTGTTAGTCGATCTAGACCCTAACTCCACGACTGCCACCGTTCTAACTCGATGCAAGAAAGACGCCACTTGTGAGATGGATTACTACCAGTTAAGGGGACTGGTATTGAAGGAGATGCGATTGATAAAAGATAAAGTATGCCCCAGAGCACAAGTCAAGGAGTGTGTGCTCCTTCCTGTAATGGCTGCCCGGTATCCATCACCTACGCCCAACCACACAGTGTGTACCATGGAGGATATAGCACAGACACTGCTCACTCCTGGAGCTGACTTAGTCCAGTGCACACATCGTACGATTGCTTCAGATATACCAGAGTCTGATACAACACTAGATCATGTGACTCTTAGCGATATTGTTGGATTTGAAGCGTATACTTTACTCAATGCTGTGCTACTCAAGGACCTACTCACTAAAGACGATAATTTGTGCCAACTTTCAGAGGCTGATTTGGAACAAATTGCAACCGATTTTAGTGCAAGTGAACTCGGTTTGATTTCGTTAGCAAGAATACTCCGAGTAGCTATGACAACCAGCTCTAATGTGAGCAGAACGGATAGTATTTTGTCTCTCCTGAAGAAGTGGGCCAGTAAAGATGGCGGTGGTAGTGTTTGTGCGTTAAGGGAATCTCTGGGGCAGTACAGTCTGTTTACTGGTCACCATATCAACGTCATG GTGCCTGAGGGtgtgagtacacacacacactga
- the LOC135335493 gene encoding atrial natriuretic peptide receptor 1-like, whose translation MYLYHLAPWKLLLLAHLCSAYHDTSNVLYHCWPLNADSSTATVDCQGLSLEWVDGAPPERMNQGQLFNVSYRARVDPEFYTQSMAFPTHNETFVREFCGQICSDRVGDINLNTCCVWHANIHTCHPSLSNPQCNSTPRVCGPWVAYDGVLSTHTLSQYGPLNRTFTSVNVHVDFEGVNVIIAHLKIGNIQLVLGQEILIMSSRECGDGVCASEVGETCETCSVDCCPQQQSTINTQGIIVGIFVPLVLLSLSTVAIVALYYVHKRKMFFDESWIISYDRLQHRGPNHAHSKNSGGRHMSLEPTRKLSLESANARTLYDFNISPTTFTDIGIHEGQVVAIKMIRRRSIALTSNVRKEVLQIRVLDHPNICKFVGATLGDPTKQAIVTEYCPKGSLRDVLINKDISLNWGFRFSFMSDIARAMSYLHQKRIYHTRLTSNNCLIDNRWTVKITDFGLPTLRSTEDTLGHNKSGSLSSLYRLKRRTASTEYLSPYFPNQTLRIYQPPEIKDDPLDALVPRPTTDVYSFGVLLVEVATRIDLYTMDESKLGSNFKPVIRLSDLTSSEAPCPCPLDYLDLIKRCWYQPALRRPTFELVKKTLTQINPHKENPVDMMMAMMEKYSKHLEALVAERTYELELERNKTSSVLHSMLPKTVANDLIYGKPAPATSFQSATIFFSDIVGFTKLASSSTPMEIVTFLNELYTVFDSILDHFNVYKVETIGDAYMVVSGVPSENGDRHAGEIASMALELLAASKLFRIPHRPEMTLEIRAGVHTGPVCAGVVGMKMPRYCLFGDTVNTASRMESTSEAMKIQCSSDTYQLLMKLGGFHLESRGEISVKGKGVMDTWWIMGKLSTEQVNIIFE comes from the exons ATGTATCTCTATCACTTGGCTCCTTGGAAACTTCTATTGCTG GCACATCTTTGCAGTGCATATCATGACACCAGTAATGTGTTGTATCACTGTTGGCCACTGAATGCTGACAGTAGCACTGCAACTGTTGACTGCCAAG GATTGAGTTTGGAATGGGTTGATGGAGCTCCTCCAGAGCGGATGAACCAAGGCCAGCTATTTAACGTATCCTATAGAGCAAGGGTGGACCCTGAGTTCTACACACAGTCAATGGCCTTCCCTACTCACAA CGAGACCTTTGTCCGTGAGTTCTGTGGCCAGATATGCTCTGATAGAGTCGGTGACATCAATCTGAACACTTGCTGTGTTTGGCATGCCAACATCCATACCTGTCATCCCTCACTATCA AATCCTCAGTGCAATTCTACACCAAGAGTGTGCGGCCCGTGGGTGGCGTACGATGGAGTGTTGTCCACTCACACGCTTTCACAATATGGACCACTTAACCGGACATTTACAAGCGTGAATGTTCATGTTGACTTTGAGGGAGTGAATGTAATCATAGCTCATCTCAAAATCGGGAATATCCAGCTGGTTCTAGGACAGGAGATCCTGATAATGTCATCTAGAG AGTGTGGGGATGGTGTGTGTGCCAGTGAAGTGGGAGAGACCTGTGAGACGTGCTCTGTCGACTGTTGTCCTCAACAACAGAGCACCATCAACACACAGGGGATCATTGTTGGCATCTTTGTACCTCTTGTTCTACTGTCTTTATCTACCGTTGCCATAGTTGCT CTCTACTATGTGCACAAACGGAAGATGTTTTTCGATGAGAGTTGGATTATCAGTTACGATCGTTTACAACACAGGGGACCAAATCACGCCCACTCTAAGAATAGCGGGGGCAGGCACATGTCATTGGAGCCGACGAGGAAACTATCACTAGAGAGTGCCAACGCAAGAACTTTGTATGACTTTAATATCTCACCAACAACATTTACAGATATTGGAATCCA CGAGGGTCAAGTGGTTGCTATTAAAATGATACGCAGACGAAGCATTGCACTGACCAGCAATGTTCGGAAAGAGGTGTTGCAAATACG AGTACTGGATCATCCCAATATATGCAAGTTTGTTGGAGCTACGTTGGGCGACCCAACAAAGCAAGCCATAGTAACAGAGTATTGCCCTAAGGGTAGCTTACGTGACGTGCTCATTAATAAAGACATTTCACTAAATTGGGGATTTCGATTTTCCTTTATGTCTGATATTGCACGAGCCATGTCGTATCTCCACCAAAAGAGGATATATCACACAAGACTCACTTCAAACAACTGTCTCATCGACAATCGCTGGACTGTGAAGATCACAG ATTTTGGATTACCTACCCTCCGATCAACTGAAGATACGCTTGGTCATAACAAGAGCGGGTCGCTAAGTAGCCTGTACCGACTAAAGAGGAGGACTGCAAGTACAGAGTATCTTAGTCCCTATTTCCCGAATCAGACGCTACGTATTTATCAGCCACCAGAGATAAAAGACGATCCATTAGACGCACTTGTTCCTCGGCCAACAACAGATGTGTACAG TTTTGGAGTTCTACTAGTTGAAGTGGCAACAAGAATTGACCTCTATACT ATGGATGAGTCAAAGTTGGGCTCCAACTTCAAGCCAGTGATTCGACTCTCGGACCTAACAAGCTCCGAGGCACCTTGTCCCTgccctctggactatcttgaT CTCATAAAGAGATGCTGGTATCAGCCTGCTCTTCGAAGACCAACCTTTGAGCTTGTTAAGAAAACTCTCACTCAGATCAACCCACACAAGGAGAATCCAGTGGACATGATGATGGCTATG ATGGAGAAATATTCCAAACACCTCGAGGCTCTTGTGGCTGAGCGAACTTACGAGTTGGAACTGGAGAGAAACAAAACGTCAAGTGTTCTGCACA GTATGCTACCAAAGACTGTAGCTAATGATCTAATATACGGCAAGCCTGCCCCGGCAACCAGCTTCCAATCTGCAACCATTTTTTTCAG TGATATTGTGGGCTTCACCAAACTAGCGAGTTCCAGCACTCCCATGGAGATAGTCACATTCCTCAACGAACTATACACTGTGTTTGACAGCATCCTGGACCATTTCAATGTCTACAAAGTCGAAACAATTGGTGATGCGT ACATGGTAGTGTCTGGCGTCCCCAGTGAGAATGGAGACCGCCATGCAGGGGAGATAGCCAGTATGGCCTTGGAGCTCCTTGCTGCCAGTAAGCTGTTCAGGATCCCGCACAGACCAGAGATGACACTAGAGATAAGGGCTGGAGTACACACTGGTCCTGTTTGTGCTGGCGTGGTGGGTATGAAAATGCCTCGATACTGTCTCTTTGGGGACACAGTTAACACGGCCTCGAGAATGGAGTCCACCAGTGAAG CAATGAAGATTCAATGCAGCTCTGATACGTACCAGTTGCTGATGAAACTGGGAGGGTTTCATTTGGAGAGCAGGGGAGAGATTTCAGTCAAG gggAAAGGTGTCATGGACACTTGGTGGATAATGGGGAAGCTCAGCACTGAACAAGTGAACATCATATTCGAGTGA
- the LOC135335500 gene encoding protein FAM32A-like — protein sequence MSDSYDECVRGSLKLKGSATLGPKLGGKIKKKKKKNKAKEFIEKLEGLEERSSGDAGRSGGSTEANGGDERTKAELAFEKVQEKRKAERILKKARKTHKQRVEEFNSHLDTLTEHFDIPKVSWTK from the exons ATGTCTGATTCGTACGATGAATGTGTGAGAGGGTCCCTGAAGCTCAAAGGAAGTGCTACTCTAGGTCCTAAACTAGGAGGAAAGATCAAAAA aaagaagaagaagaacaAGGCAAAGGAGTTCATTGAGAAGCTGGAGGGTCTGGAGGAGAGGTCATCAGGTGATGCGGGGAGGAGTGGAGGGTCGACTGAGGCCAATGGTGGTGATGAGAGGACCAAGGCAGAGCTAGCATTCGAGAAGGTCCAGGAAAagaga AAAGCCGAACGTATTCTCAAGAAAGCGAGGAAGACACACAAGCAAAGAGTGGAG GAGTTCAACAGTCACTTGGACACACTCACAGAACATTTCGACATCCCTAAAGTCAGCTGGACCAAGTGA